In Halobaculum magnesiiphilum, the following proteins share a genomic window:
- a CDS encoding DUF6789 family protein, with translation MSEPTEIAGGESTVIESGSELAIPITVRVLGVGMLGGLLGMVTMIPVLVGVPAALGLFRPDPIAEFVPLTELFGIEPTLALGLALFAAMGTVLLPMVFLVVGAYLPPEGPRYLRGVTFATIFWTGFVPAFMPEGPALVAGTFLVVSLVAHWVYGAVLAGVLDRTVGIPQHEV, from the coding sequence ATGAGCGAGCCAACCGAGATCGCGGGCGGGGAGTCGACGGTGATCGAGTCGGGGTCGGAGCTCGCGATACCGATCACCGTCAGGGTGCTCGGGGTCGGGATGCTCGGCGGGCTGCTCGGGATGGTCACGATGATCCCGGTACTGGTCGGGGTCCCGGCGGCGCTGGGGCTGTTCCGTCCCGACCCGATCGCGGAGTTCGTCCCCCTGACGGAGCTGTTCGGCATCGAGCCGACGCTCGCGCTCGGCCTCGCGCTGTTCGCCGCCATGGGAACCGTGCTGCTGCCGATGGTGTTCCTCGTCGTCGGCGCGTACCTCCCGCCGGAGGGGCCGCGGTACCTCCGCGGCGTGACGTTCGCGACGATCTTCTGGACCGGGTTCGTCCCCGCGTTCATGCCGGAGGGGCCGGCCCTCGTCGCCGGGACGTTCCTGGTCGTCTCGCTGGTCGCCCATTGGGTGTACGGAGCCGTCCTCGCCGGCGTGCTCGACCGGACGGTCGGGATCCCACAACACGAGGTCTGA
- the coxB gene encoding cytochrome c oxidase subunit II has protein sequence MIPCDAAAVHAVLLHTGGSGLVPRGTRAQVFNRIFEVFLILGVAVGVVVLGYMGLKAYQYRRGADHDHDDVERPQLGELPKGSEGGGKLFVSFGMSAVIVVSLISWTYLTLLYVEDPGSTAADPEAIEVEVVGGQFSWTFIYPNGHESDVLRAPTDTDVHLVVSSRDVFHNFGIPELRVKSDAIPGQTTETWFVADEPGRYQAHCYELCGSGHSYMDAQVVIMEEDAFEAWYANTSAPNGSAGDGGAETNASVSTTIDRVAAPAGVGA, from the coding sequence ATGATACCGTGTGACGCTGCGGCAGTCCACGCCGTGCTCCTCCACACGGGCGGGAGCGGACTCGTCCCCCGAGGTACGAGGGCCCAGGTGTTCAACCGGATCTTCGAGGTGTTCCTGATTCTCGGGGTGGCGGTGGGCGTCGTCGTGCTCGGCTACATGGGGCTGAAGGCGTACCAGTACCGGCGCGGCGCCGACCACGACCACGACGACGTCGAGCGGCCGCAACTGGGAGAACTCCCGAAGGGAAGCGAGGGGGGCGGGAAGCTGTTCGTCTCCTTCGGCATGAGCGCGGTCATCGTCGTCTCGCTCATCTCCTGGACGTACCTCACGCTGCTGTACGTCGAGGACCCCGGGTCGACCGCGGCCGACCCCGAGGCGATCGAGGTCGAGGTCGTCGGCGGGCAGTTCTCCTGGACGTTCATCTATCCGAACGGTCACGAGAGCGACGTGTTGCGCGCGCCGACCGACACCGACGTTCACCTCGTGGTCAGCTCGCGGGACGTGTTCCACAACTTCGGGATACCGGAGTTGCGGGTGAAATCCGACGCCATTCCGGGTCAGACCACCGAGACCTGGTTCGTCGCCGACGAGCCGGGCAGGTATCAGGCCCACTGCTACGAGCTGTGCGGGTCGGGCCACTCCTACATGGACGCGCAGGTGGTGATCATGGAGGAGGACGCGTTCGAGGCGTGGTACGCGAACACGTCGGCGCCGAACGGATCCGCCGGTGACGGCGGGGCCGAGACGAACGCGAGCGTCTCGACGACGATCGACCGGGTCGCCGCGCCGGCGGGGGTGGGCGCGTGA
- a CDS encoding M42 family peptidase, with protein sequence MDSSRRAFLDDLLATPSPSGFETDGQRVWVDYVSRFADDVWTDAYGNAVAVHEGDGDGPRIAFTGHADEIGFMVRRITDDGFLRLTRVGGSDRTVSKGQHVTVHAADGPVNGVIGQTAIHLRDRDDDEIEDVAEQFVDVGAAGQAEARELVEVGDPVTFSSTVHDLHGDRVSARGMDNRVGTWAVAEGLRRAVEADVDATVYAVSTVQEEIGLNGAEMIGFDLDPDVAVAADVTHATDNPDVTEANRGPVELGVGPVVARGSANHPRVVELARAAAEADDIGYQLQAAGIRTGTDADAFFTSRGGIASLNVGIPNRYMHTSVEVIDAADLVAVADLFGAMAARAPEFAPFAVDI encoded by the coding sequence ATGGACTCCTCCCGCAGAGCGTTCCTCGACGACCTGCTCGCCACGCCGTCGCCCTCCGGCTTCGAGACCGACGGCCAGCGCGTCTGGGTCGACTACGTCAGCCGGTTCGCCGACGACGTGTGGACCGACGCCTACGGCAACGCCGTCGCCGTCCACGAGGGCGACGGCGACGGCCCCCGGATCGCGTTCACCGGCCACGCCGACGAGATCGGCTTCATGGTCCGTCGGATCACCGACGACGGCTTCCTCCGGCTCACCCGCGTCGGCGGGTCCGACCGGACCGTCTCGAAGGGGCAGCACGTCACCGTCCACGCCGCCGACGGGCCGGTGAACGGCGTGATCGGACAGACCGCAATCCACCTCCGCGACCGCGACGACGACGAGATCGAGGACGTGGCCGAGCAGTTCGTCGACGTCGGCGCCGCGGGCCAGGCCGAGGCCCGGGAGCTCGTCGAGGTCGGCGACCCCGTGACGTTCTCATCGACGGTCCACGACCTCCACGGCGACCGCGTCTCCGCGCGCGGGATGGACAACCGCGTCGGGACGTGGGCCGTCGCCGAGGGGCTCCGTCGAGCCGTCGAGGCGGACGTCGACGCGACGGTGTACGCCGTCTCGACGGTGCAAGAGGAGATCGGCCTCAACGGCGCCGAGATGATCGGCTTCGACCTCGACCCGGACGTGGCCGTCGCCGCCGACGTGACTCACGCGACGGACAACCCCGACGTGACCGAGGCCAACCGCGGCCCGGTTGAGCTTGGTGTCGGCCCGGTCGTCGCCCGCGGCTCCGCGAACCACCCCCGGGTCGTCGAGTTGGCCCGGGCGGCCGCGGAGGCCGACGACATCGGGTACCAGCTTCAGGCGGCGGGCATCCGCACCGGAACCGACGCGGACGCGTTCTTCACCAGCCGCGGCGGGATCGCGTCGCTGAACGTCGGCATCCCGAACCGCTACATGCACACGTCGGTGGAGGTCATCGACGCCGCCGACCTCGTCGCCGTCGCGGACCTGTTCGGCGCGATGGCCGCCCGCGCGCCCGAGTTCGCGCCCTTTGCGGTCGACATCTGA
- a CDS encoding succinylglutamate desuccinylase/aspartoacylase domain-containing protein codes for MRIRQLGTGVPEVAVVAGIHGDEPCGPRAVERLLAADPDVERPVKLIVANEKALEAGVRYTEEDLNRAFPGDPNGDTHESQLAHHLMAELEGCTALALHSTQSTAEPFAVAETVDEIARAIVPHLSVTKLLQTEGLAEGRLIRHPHTIEVECGLQGTDEAAENAYRLVRGFLAATGALPEATPAAPAPSGVTDRESESDAEADAASDGGTAAHVEVFELVDPVPKPAADEYEVFVENFTEVAVGERFAAADGEVFTADTSFYPALMSPYGYADLFGYAADRVGVLDG; via the coding sequence ATGCGAATTCGCCAACTGGGGACGGGCGTCCCCGAGGTGGCCGTCGTCGCCGGGATCCACGGCGACGAGCCCTGCGGACCGCGGGCCGTCGAGAGACTGCTCGCCGCCGACCCCGACGTGGAGCGCCCGGTGAAGCTGATCGTCGCGAACGAGAAGGCGCTGGAGGCGGGCGTTCGCTACACCGAGGAGGACCTGAACCGCGCGTTCCCCGGCGACCCGAACGGTGACACCCACGAGTCGCAGTTGGCCCACCACCTCATGGCCGAACTGGAGGGCTGTACGGCGCTCGCGCTCCACTCGACGCAGTCGACGGCCGAGCCGTTCGCCGTCGCCGAGACGGTCGACGAGATCGCCCGCGCCATCGTTCCCCACCTTTCGGTGACGAAGCTGCTGCAGACGGAGGGGCTCGCGGAGGGACGACTCATCCGGCACCCCCACACGATCGAGGTCGAGTGCGGGCTCCAGGGTACCGACGAGGCCGCCGAGAACGCCTACCGGCTGGTTCGCGGGTTCCTCGCCGCGACGGGGGCGCTGCCGGAGGCGACGCCGGCGGCGCCCGCGCCGAGCGGCGTTACCGATCGAGAATCCGAGTCCGACGCCGAGGCCGACGCCGCCTCCGACGGCGGCACGGCGGCGCACGTGGAGGTGTTCGAACTCGTCGACCCCGTGCCGAAGCCGGCGGCCGACGAGTACGAGGTGTTCGTCGAGAACTTCACCGAGGTGGCCGTCGGCGAGCGCTTCGCCGCCGCCGACGGCGAGGTGTTCACCGCCGACACGTCCTTCTATCCGGCGCTGATGTCGCCGTACGGCTACGCCGACCTGTTCGGCTACGCCGCCGACCGCGTCGGCGTGCTCGACGGCTGA